A region from the Gossypium hirsutum isolate 1008001.06 chromosome A08, Gossypium_hirsutum_v2.1, whole genome shotgun sequence genome encodes:
- the LOC121205075 gene encoding uncharacterized protein has product MACSPDDYLICAVSLLKEEAYNWWETIEAVVPAEKITWEFFQNEFKKKYVVPERSGKSRPRQSDYKASDKPAVSVGSVQNTQRPKCQHCGRSHPSECRSKLGACYKCGVTDHFIRDCPQLQVEEVEQREKQKILPQKGRRSGQSSATGATRSGMKDTASRSEVRAPARTYAIRAREEATTPDVIAASEKNLFVELTDYDVQVTNPLGQSVVVNLIYHNCPLKVKGCDFPADLMLLPFREFDIIWGMDWLMKHDAVVNCREKRISLKCQTGDIVLVESGNLDDMLMVYG; this is encoded by the exons ATGGCGTGCTCACCAGATGATTACTTAATATGTGCCGTGTCAttattgaaagaagaagcttataactGGTGGGAAACAATAGAAGCTGTTGTACCGGCTGAgaagatcacttgggaattttttcaaaatgaatttaagaagaaatatgtcg TACCGGAAAGATCAGGAAAAAGTAGGCCAAGACAATCTGATTACAAAGCATCTGACAAACCTGCTGTTAGTGTAGGCAGTGTACAAAATACCCAAAGGCCTAAGTGTCAACATTGTGGAAGAAGTCACCCCAGTGAATGTAGAAGTAAGTtaggggcttgttataaatgtggggtCACTGATCACTTTATTCGTGATTGTCCCCAATTACAAGTAGAAGAAGTGGAACAGAGGGAGAAACAGAAAATTCTTCCTCAAAAAGGAAGACGCTCTGGTCAGAGCAGTGCTACAGGGGCTACTCGTTCGGGTATGAAAGATACTGCTAGCCGATCAGAAGTTAGGGCTCCTGCTCGTACTTATGCCATTCGAGCAAGAGAAGAAGCAACAACTCCAgatgtaattgctg catctgaaaagaacTTATTTGTTGAGCTTACtgattatgatgtacaagttacaaatccGTTAGGTCAAAGTGTGGTAGTTAATTTAATATATCATAACTGTCCACTGAAAGTTAAGGGTTGTGATTTccccgctgatttgatgttgctacccTTTCGTGAATTTGATATTATCTGGGGCATGGACTGGTTAATGAAACATGACGCGGTAGTGAATTGTCGAGAAAAACGAATTAGCTTGAAATGTCAAACAGGAGATATTGTTTTGGTTGAGTCTGGGAATTTGGATGACATG TTGATGGTATACGGGTAG
- the LOC107934072 gene encoding probable aquaporin TIP-type RB7-5A, whose amino-acid sequence MVKLAFGSFGDSFSVGSLKAYLAEFIATLLFVFAGVGSAIAYGKLTADAALDPAGLVAVAVAHAFALFVGVSIAANISGGHLNPAVTFGLAVGGNITILTTIFYWIAQCFGSIVACLLLQFVTNGLSVPAHGVASGMTAVEGMVMEIVITFALVYTVYATAADPKKGSLGTIAPIAIGFIVGANILAAGPFSGGSMNPARSFGPAVVSGNLSGNWIYWVGPLIGGGLAGLIYGDIFIGSYSSVPVSGDYA is encoded by the exons ATGGTTAAGTTAGCTTTTGGTAGCTTTGGTGATTCTTTCAGTGTCGGGTCCCTCAAGGCTTATTTGGCTGAATTCATTGCCACCTTGCTTTTTGTCTTTGCTGGTGTTGGATCGGCTATTGCTTATG gtAAGCTCACTGCCGATGCAGCTCTAGACCCAGCGGGTTTAGTGGCTGTAGCAGTGGCTCATGCATTTGCCCTCTTCGTTGGGGTGTCCATTGCAGCCAACATCTCAGGTGGTCATTTGAATCCCGCCGTCACCTTTGGGTTAGCTGTTGGAGGCAACATCACCATCTTAACTACTATTTTCTACTGGATTGCTCAATGCTTTGGCTCCATCGTTGCTTGCCTTCTTCTCCAGTTTGTCACCAATGGCTTG AGCGTCCCAGCCCACGGCGTTGCTTCAGGAATGACGGCTGTGGAAGGCATGGTGATGGAGATTGTGATTACATTTGCACTCGTCTACACCGTTTATGCCACGGCAGCTGACCCAAAGAAGGGTTCTCTCGGAACaattgcacctattgcaattggTTTCATTGTCGGTGCTAACATTTTAGCCGCTGGTCCATTCAGTGGTGGTTCAATGAACCCAGCCCGTTCTTTTGGACCAGCTGTGGTTAGTGGGAACTTGTCTGGTAACTGGATCTATTGGGTTGGCCCATTGATTGGAGGAGGGTTAGCTGGGCTGATTTATGGTGACATTTTCATTGGGTCATACTCCTCAGTACCAGTTTCTGGAGATTATGCTTAA